A region from the Misgurnus anguillicaudatus chromosome 7, ASM2758022v2, whole genome shotgun sequence genome encodes:
- the nhsl1a gene encoding NHS-like protein 1 isoform X4 has product MSWHASTVRLSVYVCEREREREGGKGLEIVSMNLRVSPRLERWGGGVAAAGTLGCVRARLLKTQLTRFPNASTHGEREETMFCLRAVSSLDEESKWSVHYTAPWHQQENVFLPGSRPTCVDDLHRQAKVNLKTVLRECDKLRKDGFRSSQYYSQSPAFSSSSLCENVHLEEEKTEKNDKGSDSPTEEEKLVYSMPPQTSLLEHGFDLNIQGSWTSCSPLPTPEEKMRLQAQTVLTDIIPINITGENFDRQASFRRSISNTDTIIRRSKRVQRRKTITGVPDNIQTELADKEQDDSRLQSMGMADQHSTLCRAGSVNSTLRRMDSRDSSCQTEQLKIVPPSVRRIRAQKGHGIAAQMANASPSTSSISTMSDCNSISYTQLNGSDQSFYSLPRISHQPCEPKYSSSPYRMNSGSTSSLPYQFDMQHGSLASLPDSKSSPKSGEFQNEHLIASYHGCDQNNSLTLFSLSDALQNSFAGQNRPEDDPMQSPHSSAQLLSSADASLSGTSSCYESTTSLCTGIHTETESQCSTLDSRNRSYNCVRRGSDFSESSNQSCSTLTNDQWTYEIPPKDQLTSSCSSPVSHIYNSQEHSPSKTDTSSLFSVDNDGYYTSTRLESGMKSHSHGRIHKESNTRHSLYECNDHHSQSDCASLHSNRSLTRSISLRKAKKPPLPPARTDSLRRKPQRKSHHSGSVLSEQLISSLQQSLELNLQTQSASFPGHAANGFEDPWVLRPRSKSTVSATSSGMSAPAAACPITPTHSDSSSQPSDYAESWDFYMDYPGSRSDQGVPSQITRHRGSEENPGVVSNGSYNSGFPSAYCNGIKSKLVSSPEKVHRLTSPSSGYSSQSNTPTAGTPVTSLLRVKCPTGRPKPKVPERKSSLLSSVSSSSTSLSSNTSDSIKNIPPPPPLPDITTGQCVTPSPISSCLTATTIDSDAPPLSQHDVSSALEQNSPSHVPTPEKYERLFDGFLDFVPDSTKVSETLSLNEGTISPPPPPLLPPPEPSSCIQSPLPPPPPPPPPLPEISLQTAAIFKKETSRTSTESVESEKGLNLNRFEEPEKRPKITAQALKMVHLRPVKLMQIESIFTAVSVRHFEDQAEYSQNCSGKSLQSETAEKTVIASCVGETENGVETSDNKGNPLEASYHFLPPGTDDHVTKTKTGQNGPLPMQMSEPLSIPNDLPSHEIAQCTDSTLQNSLSKQKPPISPKKPNLALIIPPNNQVSNGMQLQQVQETAVTPDPEAVNDTDSTDLHVVHLQEIPLGLEAEEETDSGSSTPVVKGRLSFSSDLSSSSLQDLQLSDPILHEHDEDLGLSDDKNTSDDGLSSSSGSISFKEDENEENGATLDSSTESSPGENVNGKVVEEMVTPVRPRTTEDLFAAIHRSKRKVLGRCDSEEERCRSVPPSPPITPTGSCPSLSSLPRQSSSIQRNLRRSSTSNDSFKALLLKKGSRSESGFRMSAAEILKCTDPRFQKTVSESPQSDGLCTSPTGNRRVSEEWARTEGALPRLSAGLTTLKYGRSRTPPSAASSRYNSRSRNASGPMTAICEREGEMAESQDGSFTLPLTSSGTVCSQGST; this is encoded by the exons CGGTATCCAGCCTAGATGAGGAAAGCAAGTGGTCGGTGCACTACACAGCACCCTGGCATCAACAGGAGAACGTCTTCCTGCCAGGAAGCAGACCAACCTGTGTAGATGACCTTCATCGGCAGGCCAAAGTCAACCTGAAAACAGTCCTCAGAG AGTGTGACAAGCTCAGGAAAGATGGCTTCCGCAGCTCCCAATACTACTCGCAAAGCCCTGCCTTCTCTTCAAGCAGCCTTTGTGAAAATGTGCACCTGGAGGAGGAGAAGACGGAGAAGAACGACAAA GGTTCAGACTCGCCTACCGAAGAGGAGAAGCTGGTATACTCGATGCCACCTCAGACATCCCTGCTGGAACATGGCTTTGACTTGAACATCCAGGGCAGCTGGACCAGCTGTTCACCTTTACCCACACCAGAGGAGAAGATGAGGCTACAGGCCCAGACGGTTCTTACTGATATTATTCCCATCAACATTACAG GTGAGAATTTTGACCGCCAGGCCAGCTTCCGTCGCTCCATATCAAACACTGATACCATAATAAGAAGATCCAAGAGGGTGCAAAGACGAAAGACAATAACAGGCGTTCCTGACAACATCCAGACGGAACTAG CAGACAAAGAACAAGATGACTCCAGACTTCAGTCCATGGGTATGGCAGATCAACACTCAACCCTCTGTCGAGCAGGAAGCGTTAACTCCACCCTGAGACGGATGGATAGCCGTGACTCCAGTTGCCAAACAGAACAGTTAAAGATTGTTCCTCCCTCAGTACGAAGAATCAGAGCACAAAAAGGCCATGGAATTGCAGCCCAAATGGCCAATGCATCTCCCTCCACAAGCAGCATTTCCACCATGAGTGACTGTAACAGCATTAGCTACACTCAACTTAATGGGAGTGATCAGAGCTTTTACAGTTTGCCTCGCATTTCACATCAGCCTTGTGAACCTAAGTACAGCAGCTCCCCCTACAGGATGAATTCTGGCTCTACAAGCTCCTTGCCTTATCAGTTTGACATGCAGCATGGTTCCTTAGCATCGCTGCCGGACTCGAAAAGCAGCCCCAAATCTGGTGAATTTCAAAATGAGCATCTTATTGCAAGCTACCATGGCTGTGACCAAAATAACAGCTTGACTTTATTCAGTCTCAGTGATGCTCTACAGAACTCTTTTGCTGGACAAAACCGGCCAGAGGATGACCCTATGCAGTCCCCTCATTCCTCAGCACAGTTGCTCAGTTCTGCCGATGCCTCATTGTCTGGTACATCCTCCTGTTACGAATCAACCACCTCACTGTGTACAGGGATCCATACAGAGACCGAGTCCCAGTGCAGCACGCTTGACAGCAGAAATCGTAGTTATAACTGTGTTCGAAGGGGTTCTGACTTCTCAGAGAGCAGCAATCAAAGCTGTAGCACCCTTACTAATGACCAGTGGACATATGAGATTCCTCCTAAGGACCAGCTTACTTCAAGTTGCTCCTCACCTGTCAGTCACATATACAACAGTCAGGAACATTCTCCGAGCAAGACGGACACCAGCTCATTGTTCTCTGTGGACAACGATGGGTACTATACCTCCACGCGTCTAGAGTCTGGTATGAAGTCACACAGTCATGGCCGCATCCATAAAGAGTCAAACACAAGGCACAGTTTATATGAGTGCAATGACCATCACAGTCAGAGTGATTGCGCAAGTCTGCACAGCAACCGCTCCCTGACTCGCAGCATTTCCCTTCGGAAAGCCAAGAAGCCCCCACTCCCTCCCGCGAGAACCGACTCCTTACGACGCAAACCTCAGAGGAAGTCTCACCACAGTGGATCGGTCCTTAGTGAGCAGCTGATCTCCAGCCTTCAACAGTCCTTAGAACTTAACCTGCAAACACAAAGTGCATCCTTTCCTGGACACGCAGCCAATGGCTTTGAAGATCCTTGGGTACTCCGACCCCGAAGCAAGAGCACTGTTAGCGCAACAAGCAGTGGTATGTCGGCACCAGCTGCCGCGTGTCCGATCACACCTACACACAGTGACAGCAGCAGTCAACCCTCAGACTATGCAGAGTCATGGGACTTTTACATGGATTACCCAGGTTCACGATCAGACCAAGGTGTCCCTTCTCAAATTACAAGACATAGAGGTTCTGAGGAAAATCCAGGGGTCGTGAGCAATGGATCTTACAACAGTGGTTTCCCATCAGCATACTGCAATGGGATTAAGTCCAAACTGGTTTCATCACCTGAAAAGGTTCATCGCCTGACTTCGCCATCCAGCGGGTATTCAAGCCAGTCCAACACACCGACTGCAGGCACTCCGGTTACTTCTTTACTACGAGTAAAGTGTCCTACAGGAAGGCCAAAACCAAAAGTGCCAGAGAGAAAGTCCTCCCTGCTGTCTTCTGTGTCCTCATCTTCTACATCTCTTTCCTCCAACACCTCAGATTCCATTAAAAACATTCCACCACCTCCACCTTTACCTGAcataactactggtcaatgtGTGACACCCAGCCCTATTTCCAGCTGCTTGACAGCAACTACGATAGACTCAGACGCAcctcctctttctcaacatGATGTATCTTCTGCCCTAGAACAGAATTCCCCTTCACATGTACCCACACCTGAAAAGTATGAAAGGCTCTTCGATGGCTTTCTTGATTTTGTCCCAGACTCAACAAAGGTTTCGGAAACTCTGTCATTGAATGAAGGTACAATTAGCCCTCCACCTCCTCCACTTCTTCCTCCTCCCGAGCCCTCATCATGCATTCAATCTCCTCTTCCTCCCCCTCCACCTCCTCCTCCACCATTACCTGAGATAAGTCTTCAAACTGccgccatttttaaaaaagagacTTCTCGAACATCGACAGAGTCTGTGGAAAGTGAAAAGGGACTAAACCTTAAtcgctttgaagaaccggagaAGAGACCAAAAATCACTGCTCAGGCTCTGAAGATGGTGCATCTACGCCCTGTCAAGCTCATGCAAAttgaaagtatttttacagCAGTCAGTGTTAGACATTTTGAGGATCAGGCAGAATATTCTCAAAACTGCTCAGGGAAATCCCTACAAAGTGAGACTGCGGAGAAAACAGTCATTGCCAGTTGTGTTGGTGAGACAGAAAATGGAGTGGAAACTTCAGACAACAAAGGAAACCCCCTTGAAGCATCGTATCATTTTCTGCCCCCTGGCACAGATGACCATGTCACCAAAACTAAAACTGGGCAGAATGGTCCACTTCCCATGCAAATGTCTGAGCCTCTTAGCATCCCAAATGATTTACCTTCTCACGAGATTGCACAGTGCACAGACTCCACCCTACAAAATTCCCTTTCGAAACAAAAACCTCCTATATCTCCTAAGAAGCCAAATCTAGCTCTTATTATTCCACCAAACAATCAGGTCTCTAATGGGATGCAGCTTCAACAGGTTCAGGAAACAGCCGTCACTCCTGACCCAGAGGCAGTAAATGACACAGACTCAACAGACTTACATGTAGTTCATCTGCAAGAGATTCCATTAGGCCTTGAGGCAGAAGAAGAAACTGATTCGGGTTCCTCGACCCCTGTGGTCAAAGGCAGACTGTCTTTCAGTAGTGATTTGTCATCAAGCAGTCTGCAAGACCTTCAACTTTCTGATCCCATTCTTCATGAGCATGATGAAGACCTGGGGCTCAGTGATgataaaaatacatcagatgatGGTTTAAGCAGTAGCTCAGGATCTATCAGCTTTAAAGAAGATGAAAATGAGGAAAATG GTGCTACGTTGGACTCGAGCACGGAAAGCTCACCGGGAGAGAACGTTAACGGAAAGGTTGTGGAGGAGATGGTAACGCCCGTTCGTCCCCGCACTACAGAGGACCTCTTTGCTGCCATTCATAG GTCAAAGAGGAAGGTCCTGGGCCGTTGCGACTCTGAAGAGGAACGCTGCCGTAGCGTCCCCCCTTCCCCGCCTATCACCCCAACAGGCTCCTGTCCCAGTTTGTCGTCCTTGCCTCGACAGTCTAGCTCCATTCAGCGCAACCTGCGTCGGTCGTCTACCAGCAACGACAGCTTCAAAGCTCTTCTCCTCAAGAAGGGCAGTCGCTCCGAGTCCGGCTTCCGCATGTCAGCCGCAGAGATTCTCAAATGCACAGACCCCCGTTTCCAAAAGACCGTCTCTGAGTCGCCTCAATCGGACGGACTATGCACCTCTCCGACGGGCAACAGGAGGGTATCCGAAGAATGGGCACGTACCGAGGGTGCCCTGCCCCGCCTATCTGCCGGACTAACAACTTTAAAATACGGGCGCTCTCGCACGCCGCCCTCAGCGGCCAGCAGTCGGTACAACAGCCGCAGTCGCAATGCTAGCGGGCCAATGACCGCTATTTGTGAAAGAGAGGGCGAGATGGCAGAGTCGCAGGACGGCTCCTTCACGCTGCCCTTGACCTCCAGCGGCACGGTCTGCTCTCAAGGCAGCACTTAA
- the nhsl1a gene encoding NHS-like protein 1 isoform X3 — MIAYVDCLSTEPAAKCWNRTYYEDEDELLPLYTRKLSNLQPKTEGSLRRRLLTAKIHQQQDAIWASKPWTGPPERKGVPIRHNYTVSPPLQEKKAVSSLDEESKWSVHYTAPWHQQENVFLPGSRPTCVDDLHRQAKVNLKTVLRECDKLRKDGFRSSQYYSQSPAFSSSSLCENVHLEEEKTEKNDKGSDSPTEEEKLVYSMPPQTSLLEHGFDLNIQGSWTSCSPLPTPEEKMRLQAQTVLTDIIPINITGENFDRQASFRRSISNTDTIIRRSKRVQRRKTITGVPDNIQTELADKEQDDSRLQSMGMADQHSTLCRAGSVNSTLRRMDSRDSSCQTEQLKIVPPSVRRIRAQKGHGIAAQMANASPSTSSISTMSDCNSISYTQLNGSDQSFYSLPRISHQPCEPKYSSSPYRMNSGSTSSLPYQFDMQHGSLASLPDSKSSPKSGEFQNEHLIASYHGCDQNNSLTLFSLSDALQNSFAGQNRPEDDPMQSPHSSAQLLSSADASLSGTSSCYESTTSLCTGIHTETESQCSTLDSRNRSYNCVRRGSDFSESSNQSCSTLTNDQWTYEIPPKDQLTSSCSSPVSHIYNSQEHSPSKTDTSSLFSVDNDGYYTSTRLESGMKSHSHGRIHKESNTRHSLYECNDHHSQSDCASLHSNRSLTRSISLRKAKKPPLPPARTDSLRRKPQRKSHHSGSVLSEQLISSLQQSLELNLQTQSASFPGHAANGFEDPWVLRPRSKSTVSATSSGMSAPAAACPITPTHSDSSSQPSDYAESWDFYMDYPGSRSDQGVPSQITRHRGSEENPGVVSNGSYNSGFPSAYCNGIKSKLVSSPEKVHRLTSPSSGYSSQSNTPTAGTPVTSLLRVKCPTGRPKPKVPERKSSLLSSVSSSSTSLSSNTSDSIKNIPPPPPLPDITTGQCVTPSPISSCLTATTIDSDAPPLSQHDVSSALEQNSPSHVPTPEKYERLFDGFLDFVPDSTKVSETLSLNEGTISPPPPPLLPPPEPSSCIQSPLPPPPPPPPPLPEISLQTAAIFKKETSRTSTESVESEKGLNLNRFEEPEKRPKITAQALKMVHLRPVKLMQIESIFTAVSVRHFEDQAEYSQNCSGKSLQSETAEKTVIASCVGETENGVETSDNKGNPLEASYHFLPPGTDDHVTKTKTGQNGPLPMQMSEPLSIPNDLPSHEIAQCTDSTLQNSLSKQKPPISPKKPNLALIIPPNNQVSNGMQLQQVQETAVTPDPEAVNDTDSTDLHVVHLQEIPLGLEAEEETDSGSSTPVVKGRLSFSSDLSSSSLQDLQLSDPILHEHDEDLGLSDDKNTSDDGLSSSSGSISFKEDENEENGATLDSSTESSPGENVNGKVVEEMVTPVRPRTTEDLFAAIHRSKRKVLGRCDSEEERCRSVPPSPPITPTGSCPSLSSLPRQSSSIQRNLRRSSTSNDSFKALLLKKGSRSESGFRMSAAEILKCTDPRFQKTVSESPQSDGLCTSPTGNRRVSEEWARTEGALPRLSAGLTTLKYGRSRTPPSAASSRYNSRSRNASGPMTAICEREGEMAESQDGSFTLPLTSSGTVCSQGST, encoded by the exons CGGTATCCAGCCTAGATGAGGAAAGCAAGTGGTCGGTGCACTACACAGCACCCTGGCATCAACAGGAGAACGTCTTCCTGCCAGGAAGCAGACCAACCTGTGTAGATGACCTTCATCGGCAGGCCAAAGTCAACCTGAAAACAGTCCTCAGAG AGTGTGACAAGCTCAGGAAAGATGGCTTCCGCAGCTCCCAATACTACTCGCAAAGCCCTGCCTTCTCTTCAAGCAGCCTTTGTGAAAATGTGCACCTGGAGGAGGAGAAGACGGAGAAGAACGACAAA GGTTCAGACTCGCCTACCGAAGAGGAGAAGCTGGTATACTCGATGCCACCTCAGACATCCCTGCTGGAACATGGCTTTGACTTGAACATCCAGGGCAGCTGGACCAGCTGTTCACCTTTACCCACACCAGAGGAGAAGATGAGGCTACAGGCCCAGACGGTTCTTACTGATATTATTCCCATCAACATTACAG GTGAGAATTTTGACCGCCAGGCCAGCTTCCGTCGCTCCATATCAAACACTGATACCATAATAAGAAGATCCAAGAGGGTGCAAAGACGAAAGACAATAACAGGCGTTCCTGACAACATCCAGACGGAACTAG CAGACAAAGAACAAGATGACTCCAGACTTCAGTCCATGGGTATGGCAGATCAACACTCAACCCTCTGTCGAGCAGGAAGCGTTAACTCCACCCTGAGACGGATGGATAGCCGTGACTCCAGTTGCCAAACAGAACAGTTAAAGATTGTTCCTCCCTCAGTACGAAGAATCAGAGCACAAAAAGGCCATGGAATTGCAGCCCAAATGGCCAATGCATCTCCCTCCACAAGCAGCATTTCCACCATGAGTGACTGTAACAGCATTAGCTACACTCAACTTAATGGGAGTGATCAGAGCTTTTACAGTTTGCCTCGCATTTCACATCAGCCTTGTGAACCTAAGTACAGCAGCTCCCCCTACAGGATGAATTCTGGCTCTACAAGCTCCTTGCCTTATCAGTTTGACATGCAGCATGGTTCCTTAGCATCGCTGCCGGACTCGAAAAGCAGCCCCAAATCTGGTGAATTTCAAAATGAGCATCTTATTGCAAGCTACCATGGCTGTGACCAAAATAACAGCTTGACTTTATTCAGTCTCAGTGATGCTCTACAGAACTCTTTTGCTGGACAAAACCGGCCAGAGGATGACCCTATGCAGTCCCCTCATTCCTCAGCACAGTTGCTCAGTTCTGCCGATGCCTCATTGTCTGGTACATCCTCCTGTTACGAATCAACCACCTCACTGTGTACAGGGATCCATACAGAGACCGAGTCCCAGTGCAGCACGCTTGACAGCAGAAATCGTAGTTATAACTGTGTTCGAAGGGGTTCTGACTTCTCAGAGAGCAGCAATCAAAGCTGTAGCACCCTTACTAATGACCAGTGGACATATGAGATTCCTCCTAAGGACCAGCTTACTTCAAGTTGCTCCTCACCTGTCAGTCACATATACAACAGTCAGGAACATTCTCCGAGCAAGACGGACACCAGCTCATTGTTCTCTGTGGACAACGATGGGTACTATACCTCCACGCGTCTAGAGTCTGGTATGAAGTCACACAGTCATGGCCGCATCCATAAAGAGTCAAACACAAGGCACAGTTTATATGAGTGCAATGACCATCACAGTCAGAGTGATTGCGCAAGTCTGCACAGCAACCGCTCCCTGACTCGCAGCATTTCCCTTCGGAAAGCCAAGAAGCCCCCACTCCCTCCCGCGAGAACCGACTCCTTACGACGCAAACCTCAGAGGAAGTCTCACCACAGTGGATCGGTCCTTAGTGAGCAGCTGATCTCCAGCCTTCAACAGTCCTTAGAACTTAACCTGCAAACACAAAGTGCATCCTTTCCTGGACACGCAGCCAATGGCTTTGAAGATCCTTGGGTACTCCGACCCCGAAGCAAGAGCACTGTTAGCGCAACAAGCAGTGGTATGTCGGCACCAGCTGCCGCGTGTCCGATCACACCTACACACAGTGACAGCAGCAGTCAACCCTCAGACTATGCAGAGTCATGGGACTTTTACATGGATTACCCAGGTTCACGATCAGACCAAGGTGTCCCTTCTCAAATTACAAGACATAGAGGTTCTGAGGAAAATCCAGGGGTCGTGAGCAATGGATCTTACAACAGTGGTTTCCCATCAGCATACTGCAATGGGATTAAGTCCAAACTGGTTTCATCACCTGAAAAGGTTCATCGCCTGACTTCGCCATCCAGCGGGTATTCAAGCCAGTCCAACACACCGACTGCAGGCACTCCGGTTACTTCTTTACTACGAGTAAAGTGTCCTACAGGAAGGCCAAAACCAAAAGTGCCAGAGAGAAAGTCCTCCCTGCTGTCTTCTGTGTCCTCATCTTCTACATCTCTTTCCTCCAACACCTCAGATTCCATTAAAAACATTCCACCACCTCCACCTTTACCTGAcataactactggtcaatgtGTGACACCCAGCCCTATTTCCAGCTGCTTGACAGCAACTACGATAGACTCAGACGCAcctcctctttctcaacatGATGTATCTTCTGCCCTAGAACAGAATTCCCCTTCACATGTACCCACACCTGAAAAGTATGAAAGGCTCTTCGATGGCTTTCTTGATTTTGTCCCAGACTCAACAAAGGTTTCGGAAACTCTGTCATTGAATGAAGGTACAATTAGCCCTCCACCTCCTCCACTTCTTCCTCCTCCCGAGCCCTCATCATGCATTCAATCTCCTCTTCCTCCCCCTCCACCTCCTCCTCCACCATTACCTGAGATAAGTCTTCAAACTGccgccatttttaaaaaagagacTTCTCGAACATCGACAGAGTCTGTGGAAAGTGAAAAGGGACTAAACCTTAAtcgctttgaagaaccggagaAGAGACCAAAAATCACTGCTCAGGCTCTGAAGATGGTGCATCTACGCCCTGTCAAGCTCATGCAAAttgaaagtatttttacagCAGTCAGTGTTAGACATTTTGAGGATCAGGCAGAATATTCTCAAAACTGCTCAGGGAAATCCCTACAAAGTGAGACTGCGGAGAAAACAGTCATTGCCAGTTGTGTTGGTGAGACAGAAAATGGAGTGGAAACTTCAGACAACAAAGGAAACCCCCTTGAAGCATCGTATCATTTTCTGCCCCCTGGCACAGATGACCATGTCACCAAAACTAAAACTGGGCAGAATGGTCCACTTCCCATGCAAATGTCTGAGCCTCTTAGCATCCCAAATGATTTACCTTCTCACGAGATTGCACAGTGCACAGACTCCACCCTACAAAATTCCCTTTCGAAACAAAAACCTCCTATATCTCCTAAGAAGCCAAATCTAGCTCTTATTATTCCACCAAACAATCAGGTCTCTAATGGGATGCAGCTTCAACAGGTTCAGGAAACAGCCGTCACTCCTGACCCAGAGGCAGTAAATGACACAGACTCAACAGACTTACATGTAGTTCATCTGCAAGAGATTCCATTAGGCCTTGAGGCAGAAGAAGAAACTGATTCGGGTTCCTCGACCCCTGTGGTCAAAGGCAGACTGTCTTTCAGTAGTGATTTGTCATCAAGCAGTCTGCAAGACCTTCAACTTTCTGATCCCATTCTTCATGAGCATGATGAAGACCTGGGGCTCAGTGATgataaaaatacatcagatgatGGTTTAAGCAGTAGCTCAGGATCTATCAGCTTTAAAGAAGATGAAAATGAGGAAAATG GTGCTACGTTGGACTCGAGCACGGAAAGCTCACCGGGAGAGAACGTTAACGGAAAGGTTGTGGAGGAGATGGTAACGCCCGTTCGTCCCCGCACTACAGAGGACCTCTTTGCTGCCATTCATAG GTCAAAGAGGAAGGTCCTGGGCCGTTGCGACTCTGAAGAGGAACGCTGCCGTAGCGTCCCCCCTTCCCCGCCTATCACCCCAACAGGCTCCTGTCCCAGTTTGTCGTCCTTGCCTCGACAGTCTAGCTCCATTCAGCGCAACCTGCGTCGGTCGTCTACCAGCAACGACAGCTTCAAAGCTCTTCTCCTCAAGAAGGGCAGTCGCTCCGAGTCCGGCTTCCGCATGTCAGCCGCAGAGATTCTCAAATGCACAGACCCCCGTTTCCAAAAGACCGTCTCTGAGTCGCCTCAATCGGACGGACTATGCACCTCTCCGACGGGCAACAGGAGGGTATCCGAAGAATGGGCACGTACCGAGGGTGCCCTGCCCCGCCTATCTGCCGGACTAACAACTTTAAAATACGGGCGCTCTCGCACGCCGCCCTCAGCGGCCAGCAGTCGGTACAACAGCCGCAGTCGCAATGCTAGCGGGCCAATGACCGCTATTTGTGAAAGAGAGGGCGAGATGGCAGAGTCGCAGGACGGCTCCTTCACGCTGCCCTTGACCTCCAGCGGCACGGTCTGCTCTCAAGGCAGCACTTAA